atgagaTAGATAGATCTTTTAGATAGATCCACAAATAAAAACAtctgatcaatttttttttaaaaagtgaacaaaatgagggaaaaatcggacaaaaatggacaaacatgtacatcaaaatgagtaaagacaaaaaaataaacagaaaaatgtgtgaaaaatgaataaaatgacacaaaacaaaataataataataataataatcataaagacaacaacaaaataggcaagaaaatggacaaacgtgcatcaaaatgagtaaagacaaaaaaataaacagaaaaatttgtgaaaaatgaataaaatgacacaaaacaaaataataataataataataataaaagagacaacaacaaaataggcaagaaaatggacaaaaacaaacacaaataagttgCACAAtgaagaagatagatagatagatagatagatagatagatagatagatagatagatagataggtagatagatagatagatagatagatagatagatagatagatagatagatagatagatagatagatagatagatagatagatagatagatagatagatagatagatagatagatagatagatagatagatagatagatagattgatttatactactgctactaatgataacaataatacacattgaCCCTATCATCGTATCCCTGAGTTATGATTTGATAAAACACCTTATAGTGTATGATGGAAATGACATTAAATTGAATATATTTCCCTCATTTAAAACGGTAAACTGCATCTGTCCATCCACATGTGACTGCAGAAGCTCTATCGGTGACTGTGGTGGTTTTTCTTCTGCTCAGATGACAGAGGTGATGGTCGATCCAACTCCAGGAACACGTTCGCCTTTAAGGAGTCCTGTTCGCCTCAGAACCGGGACATCGTGGAGGTGGTACGCACCGAGTATGTGTACAGCCGCCCTCCGCCGTGGTCCGACATCCTCCCCGCCATCCACGTCATCACCCCCACCTACAGCCGTCCGGTGCAGAAGGCGGAGCTGACCCGCCTGGCCAACACCCTGCTCCACGTCCCCAACCTGCACTGGATCCTGGTGGAGGACGGCCAGAAGAGGACGCCTCTGGTCAGCCGGCTTCTCCGCGACACTGGCCTCAACTACACGCACCTCAACGTGGAGACGCCCAGGAACTACAAGGTACGAGGGGACACCAGGGACCCCCGGATACCCAGAGGCACCATACAGAGGAACTTGGCCCTTCGCTGGCTCCGGGAAACCTTCAACATCAACAACAGCCAGGCCGGGATCGTCTACTTCGCAGACGATGACAACACCTACAGTCTGGAGCTGTTTGAGGAGGTGAGACGCAGTGAGATTCCTtttataaacaacaaaataagacCAGTGTCCCTGGATCTGAgtcatgttctatcaaaaatCAATACCACAGTGACGTTGGGAGGTTGTCAGGTTTTGTTTCtacgttagagtcctgtggtctggatggaaGGGATCTGTCTGACAATTAGGGATGGGactcgagaactggttctttttgagaatcggATCCCAGTACCTTGATTACTTGGAATCGTTTCctgtctgcttaacgattctgcttaacgattctgtcttcgttgcgcatgcgcgatgacgtcacacatatgctgcattgttttggtccgaacgtagccaacatgatgttgaggcagaaatggtccaaacagaccacaccaggtctaaacagaccacaccaggtctaaacagaccacaccaggtctaaacagaccacaccaggtccaaacagaccacaccaggtccaaacagaccacaccaggtccaaacagaccacaccaggtctaaacagaccacaccaggtccaaacagaccacaccaggtccaaacagaccacaccaggtccagttgaactctgtcaaagcttccatttcttctaaagggtggaatccctccaatcttctcaaacatttgtccacatgtgattcatttgattctctactcagcggcgcttgtgaatctagcggcagagtgaacaccaggccgtcatctgggcccagttccagttccggtgcgggcaacaaacgtcataccccctcaaatacaagcttATGAAGGTAGGGGgaagaaaatgaggtgcacaacaacgggagacgagcagagtggaaccggttccacatgCGGCAatggaggaattagtaaagcgtctttagtttcactatcactgtaccccccccccccgaaactgggtgcagcgtcatctgttcttattatttgtacattctgtatatgttatattttctgtgcagatggaaatataaaagacagttaatgcaagcacacctgtttgtactcttttattccctcacccaatgagaatcaataaggaatcagatcgataatcGAAATCGATAATGGAagcggaattgttaaattcttatcgat
The Sphaeramia orbicularis chromosome 14, fSphaOr1.1, whole genome shotgun sequence DNA segment above includes these coding regions:
- the b3gat1b gene encoding galactosylgalactosylxylosylprotein 3-beta-glucuronosyltransferase 1: MPKRRDIVAIVLIVLPWTLLITVWHQSAITPLLATRKDDRGDGRSNSRNTFAFKESCSPQNRDIVEVVRTEYVYSRPPPWSDILPAIHVITPTYSRPVQKAELTRLANTLLHVPNLHWILVEDGQKRTPLVSRLLRDTGLNYTHLNVETPRNYKVRGDTRDPRIPRGTIQRNLALRWLRETFNINNSQAGIVYFADDDNTYSLELFEEMRSTKKVSVWPVAFVGGLRYESPKVNTFGKVYGWKTVFDPHRPFAIDMAGFAVNLRLILSKPQAYFKLRGVKGGYQESSLLKELVTLNDLEPKASNCTKVLVWHTRTEKPVLVNEGKKGFTDSNVEI